A single region of the Thermodesulfovibrionales bacterium genome encodes:
- a CDS encoding PIN domain-containing protein yields the protein MTRKGIKVFLDSNVIISGLFSDKGAPRIILDLLCLGLPMLACTTGEYNIIEIERNLTKKMPDVLPAYREYLPLLNLDVIPLPSPGEIKKLFGLTSDKDIPVLASAIIGNVDFLVTGDKKDFIKLKGKRSFKILSPAEFLDSILPEVLKVFGEGKGVTVKK from the coding sequence ATGACAAGAAAAGGCATTAAGGTCTTCCTCGATTCGAACGTCATCATCTCAGGTCTTTTCTCTGATAAAGGCGCGCCCCGCATCATTCTTGACCTTTTATGCCTCGGCCTCCCCATGCTTGCCTGTACAACAGGAGAATATAACATCATCGAAATCGAGCGGAACCTGACGAAGAAAATGCCCGATGTGCTTCCGGCATACAGGGAATATCTTCCCCTGCTGAACCTCGATGTCATACCTCTTCCTTCGCCGGGAGAGATAAAGAAGCTCTTCGGTCTCACTTCCGACAAAGACATCCCTGTTTTAGCTTCAGCCATCATCGGCAACGTCGATTTTCTTGTAACAGGTGACAAAAAAGATTTCATCAAGCTGAAAGGGAAACGCTCCTTTAAAATCTTAAGTCCTGCTGAATTTCTTGATAGTATTCTCCCTGAGGTTCTTAAGGTTTTTGGAGAAGGAAAAGGGGTGACGGTGAAGAAGTAA
- a CDS encoding AbrB/MazE/SpoVT family DNA-binding domain-containing protein translates to MGVAKTAIAEIKSRGQLTIPKKIRESSHLEEGQVVSIIPVGDSVIVTPKRLDLDEARRQIRKIMKASGLSEKELLDGLEEEREALYKEKYDKKRH, encoded by the coding sequence ATGGGTGTCGCAAAAACAGCCATAGCAGAGATAAAGTCCCGTGGCCAACTGACGATCCCGAAAAAGATAAGAGAATCAAGCCACCTTGAAGAAGGACAGGTGGTCTCTATCATCCCTGTGGGAGACTCGGTCATCGTCACGCCGAAGAGACTCGATCTCGACGAGGCGCGGAGGCAGATCAGAAAGATCATGAAGGCATCGGGGCTTTCAGAAAAAGAGTTGCTTGATGGGCTTGAAGAGGAAAGGGAAGCGCTTTACAAGGAAAAGTATGACAAGAAAAGGCATTAA
- a CDS encoding phage Gp37/Gp68 family protein, with protein MARLSKIEWTEQTWNPTVGCSKISPGCAHCYAEVMARRLRAMRVKGYENGFKLTLLPYRLEEPLNKTKPTVYFVNSMSDLFHEGIPVDYTSRVFDVIRQAEQHTFQVLTKRAERMADFFKHYQPPCNAWLGVTVEDKKHGLPRLDWIRQVPAVVRFVSVEPLLEDLGEINLKGIHWVIVGGESGPKARPMRREWVVNIKRQCEQQKVAFFFKQWGGWGADGKKRAKKHNGRLLEGRTWDAVPAGHLYCSPAVETV; from the coding sequence ATGGCGCGGCTTTCTAAGATAGAGTGGACCGAACAGACATGGAATCCGACGGTGGGATGCAGCAAGATATCTCCCGGTTGCGCGCACTGTTACGCAGAGGTCATGGCTCGAAGGCTTAGGGCGATGAGAGTGAAAGGCTACGAGAACGGCTTTAAGCTTACCCTGTTGCCTTATCGCCTTGAGGAGCCACTGAATAAAACCAAGCCGACCGTCTACTTTGTGAATTCTATGAGTGACCTGTTTCACGAGGGTATCCCTGTCGATTACACCAGCCGAGTCTTTGATGTGATTCGGCAGGCAGAGCAACATACTTTTCAGGTGCTCACAAAAAGAGCTGAACGCATGGCAGACTTTTTTAAACACTATCAGCCGCCTTGCAACGCTTGGTTGGGAGTGACGGTTGAAGACAAAAAACACGGTCTTCCACGTCTCGACTGGATTCGTCAGGTCCCAGCGGTTGTCCGCTTCGTTTCTGTTGAACCTCTGCTGGAGGATTTAGGCGAGATAAACCTGAAAGGGATTCACTGGGTTATCGTCGGTGGCGAATCAGGACCGAAGGCCCGGCCGATGAGGCGGGAATGGGTGGTAAACATAAAGCGTCAGTGTGAGCAACAGAAAGTCGCCTTCTTTTTCAAGCAGTGGGGTGGCTGGGGGGCCGATGGGAAAAAACGGGCCAAAAAACACAACGGCCGCTTGCTTGAAGGTAGGACGTGGGATGCTGTGCCTGCTGGACATTTATATTGTTCGCCAGCGGTGGAGACAGTCTGA